A window of the Tripterygium wilfordii isolate XIE 37 chromosome 12, ASM1340144v1, whole genome shotgun sequence genome harbors these coding sequences:
- the LOC120010777 gene encoding probable xyloglucan glycosyltransferase 12: MAASFQWWGKESHRGTPVVVKMENPSWSMVELEGPTEEDFILGDSPSHGPRDRKPRGKNAKQLTWVLLLRAHRAAGCLTSIASAMVTLGSSVSRRVASGHTDTDGDNENNREYENPTIKRRFYSCIKVGLWLSVLLLVFELAAYFNGWHFDSAQLRLQYLISTSLGVRGLFDSLYSKWVLIRVEYLAPLLQLLANVCIVLFLVQSIDRLILCFGCFWIRFKKIKPIPKQDAVADLESGESGYFPMVLVQIPMCNEKEVYQQSIAAVCNLDWPKSNILIQVLDDSDDPTTQSLINEEVQKWQQEGAHIVYRHRVIRDGYKAGNLKSAMNCSYVKDYEFVAIFDADFQPTPDFLKRTVPHFKDNEKLGLVQARWSFVNKDENLLTRLQNVNLSFHFEVEQQVNGVFLNFFGFNGTAGVWRIKALEDSGGWLERTTVEDMDIAVRAHLQGWKFIFLNDVECQCELPESYEAYRKQQHRWHSGPMQLFRLCLPDIIRAKISFWKKFNIIFLFFLLRKLILPFYSFTLFCIILPMTMFIPEAELPAWVVCYIPATMSFLNILPAPKSFPFVVPYLLFENTMSVTKFNAMVSGLFQLGSAYEWVVTKKSGRSSEGDLVSLVEKEPKPHRMMSEPDLGEMKEEILHQEKAAKKKKHNRIYTKELALAFLLLTASARSLLSAQGIHFYFLLFQGVSFLLVGLDLIGEQLS; encoded by the exons ATGGCAGCCTCCTTTCAGTGGTGGGGGAAGGAGAGTCACAGAGGAACACCTGTGGTTGTCAAGATGGAGAACCCCAGCTGGTCAATGGTCGAGTTAGAGGGTCCAACGGAGGAAGATTTCATCCTCGGTGACTCACCGAGTCACGGTCCCCGAGATAGGAAACCCAGAGGAAAGAACGCAAAGCAGCTCACTTGGGTTCTCCTCCTTAGAGCCCACAGAGCGGCCGGTTGTTTGACCTCCATTGCCTCAGCAATGGTAACCCTTGGTTCCTCCGTGAGCCGCCGTGTCGCATCCGGACACACCGACACCGACGGGGACAACGAAAACAACAGAGAATACGAGAACCCAACAATTAAACGCAGGTTCTACTCATGCATCAAGGTCGGTCTTTGGTTATCAGTACTTCTTCTTGTGTTTGAGCTGGCTGCGTACTTCAATGGCTGGCATTTCGATTCGGCACAACTGCGATTACAGTATTTGATTTCCACGTCTTTGGGGGTTAGGGGTCTCTTTGATTCATTGTATTCGAAGTGGGTTTTGATTCGGGTGGAGTATCTTGCTCCTCTTCTTCAATTGCTCGCCAATGTATGTATTGTGCTCTTCCTTGTCCAGAGTATAGATAGACTCATTCTCTGCTTCGGCTGTTTCTGGATCCGCTTTAAGAAGATTAAACCGATACCGAAACAAGACGCAGTAGCAGATCTTGAATCCGGGGAGAGTGGTTACTTCCCAATGGTTCTTGTTCAGATCCCAATGTGTAATGAAAAAGAG GTGTATCAACAATCGATAGCTGCAGTGTGCAATTTGGACTGGCCAAAATCGAACATTCTGATTCAAGTTCTCGATGATTCAGACGATCCAACTACGCAGTCTCTGATCAACGAGGAGGTGCAGAAATGGCAGCAAGAGGGTGCCCACATTGTGTATCGGCATCGGGTGATAAGAGATGGATACAAGGCTGGTAATCTCAAGTCTGCCATGAATTGTAGTTATGTCAAAGACTATGAATTTGTTGCTATTTTCGATGCTGATTTTCAGCCGACGCCTGATTTTCTCAAAAGAACTGTCCCCCATTTTAAG GATAATGAAAAGCTTGGACTTGTTCAAGCAAGGTGGTCTTTTGTGAACAAGGATGAGAATCTGTTGACTAGGTTGCAGAATGTTAATTTGTCTTTTCATTTTGAGGTAGAGCAACAAGTGAATGGTGTTTTCTTAAATTTCTTCGGGTTCAATGGGACTGCTGGAGTGTGGAGGATTAAGGCGTTGGAGGATTCGGGTGGGTGGTTAGAGAGAACCACTGTTGAGGACATGGACATTGCTGTCCGAGCTCATCTTCAGGGATGGAAATTCATTTTTCTCAATGATGTTGAG TGCCAGTGTGAACTACCCGAGTCTTATGAAGCTTACAGAAAACAACAGCACAGATGGCATTCTGGACCAATGCAATTGTTTAGGCTATGTTTGCCTGATATCATCCGAGCTAAG ATTAGCTTTTGGAAGAAATTCAATAtaatcttcctcttcttcctgcTCAGAAAACTGATCCTACCATTTTACTCTTTCACCCTATTCTGCATAATTCTGCCCATGACAATGTTCATACCAGAGGCCGAGCTTCCGGCATGGGTAGTGTGTTACATTCCAGCCACCATGTCATTCCTCAACATCCTTCCGGCTCCAAAATCCTTTCCCTTCGTAGTCCCTTACCTTCTTTTCGAGAACACTATGTCGGTGACCAAGTTCAATGCCATGGTCTCCGGCTTGTTCCAGCTGGGAAGTGCTTATGAATGGGTTGTTACTAAGAAGTCCGGCCGCTCCTCCGAAGGTGATCTTGTCTCCTTGGTTGAAAAAGAACCAAAACCTCATAGAATGATGTCAGAGCCCGACCTTGGTGAAATGAAGGAGGAAATTTTGCATCAAGAGAAAGctgcaaaaaagaagaagcacaaTAGGATATATACCAAGGAGCTGGCACTTGCCTTCCTTCTTCTAACAGCTTCAGCTAGGAGTCTCTTGTCTGCTCAGGGTATCCATTTTTACTTCTTGTTGTTTCAGGGAGTATCTTTCCTCCTGGTCGGTCTGGACTTGATCGGTGAGCAGCTTAGTTAG
- the LOC120010779 gene encoding transcription factor bHLH74-like, translating into MSGGENDDMRFQSRGENGVNCPSSGISTNTISTMSMYKPSNEAGPFYCSSWDPIVPLSQPENFGGASIVSHGAFADSTYPLVMENQGISGPSHLVRYASGSNYSEVVPKLSSFGSGGFSDMVSSFGLPDYGQITTIGCRPPSCAAQHLVRNEGTLTNGEQSQEDHQMSEGAIEASPTGRRRKRAPESTAPFDPNKNNEGERRKASSGESSDVQKEQDEKKPKFERNTGANSHDKQAKDNSNRGDAPKEDYIHVRARRGQATNSHSLAERVRREKISERMRLLQELVPGCNKITGKAVMLDEIINYVQSLQQQVEFLSMKLTTVNPELNIDIDRILSKDILHARGGNTSLLGFGPGMSTHSYQQGVLQGSIPTIPSTNPQFTSLPPTVLDNDLHNFFHM; encoded by the exons ATGAGTGGTGGGGAAAATGATGATATGAGATTCCAATCTAGAGGAGAGAATGGTGTGAACTGCCCCTCTTCAGGGATAAGCACAAACACCATTAGCACAATGTCCATGTATAAACCTTCAAATGAAGCAGGTCCTTTCTATTGTTCTAGTTGGGATCCAATTGTTCCACTGAGTCAGCCTGAGAATTTTGGAGGTGCATCAATTGTGTCACATGGTGCCTTTGCAGATTCCACTTATCCTCTTGTGATGGAAAATCAGGGAATTAGTGGCCCTTCTCACCTTGTTCGTTATGCATCTGGTTCGAATTATAGTGAGGTGGTGCCAAAGCTTTCATCCTTTGGTAGTGGAGGTTTTTCAGATATGGTTAGTTCCTTTGGATTACCTGACTATGGCCAGATTACTACTATCGGGTGTCGTCCTCCAAGTTGTGCTGCACAACACCTGGTCAGGAATGAAGGGACTTTGACAAACGGTGAACAATCTCAGGAGGATCACCAAATGTCGGAGGGAGCTATTGAAGCTTCACCCACTGGAAGGAGGAGGAAACGAGCACCAGAGTCTACTGCTCCATTTGATCCAAATAAG AATAATGAAGGAGAGCGACGAAAAGCTTCCTCTGGGGAGAGCTCTGATGTTCAGAAGGAGCAGGATGAAAAGAAACCAAAGTTTGAAAGGAACACAGGCGCAAATTCCCATGATAAACAAGCTAAAGATAATTCTAACCGTGGAGATGCCCCTAAAGAAGATTACATTCATGTGAGAGCCAGAAGGGGTCAGGCAACTAACAGTCATAGTCTTGCAGAAAGG GTGAGAAGAGAAAAGATTAGCGAGCGGATGAGATTGCTTCAAGAACTTGTTCCAGGATGCAATAAG ATTACCGGGAAGGCAGTAATGCTCGATGAGATTATCAACTATGTACAATCCCTGCAACAGCAGGTTGAG TTTCTATCGATGAAACTTACCACTGTCAATCCAGAACTGAACATTGATATAGATAGGATTCTTTCGAAAGAT ATTCTTCATGCACGAGGAGGTAATACTTCTCTTCTGGGCTTTGGTCCTGGCATGTCTACTCATTCTTACCAACAGGGAGTTTTGCAAGGGAGCATTCCCACAATCCCAAGTACGAATCCTCAGTTTACCTCATTGCCTCCA ACTGTATTGGACAATGATCTCCATAATTTCTTCCACATGTGA
- the LOC120011149 gene encoding AP2-like ethylene-responsive transcription factor ANT: protein MKRTSDNNESNNNNWLGFSLSPHMKMEVPSDPHHYHHHSQSPAAVSDAVTTSFYLPNPQLSNPGICFGVGENGGFHSSSSVMPLKSDGSLCIMEALTRSQNEGIMPCPSPKLEDFLGIHERETMALSLDSLYYHQNAEPETNRQHSMGLFQEPFRQQNQFSFQQHAYYAGMQYQTMYQPPLEQEPKVTQLTECDSQIPQMGDDGMPCLRNWVTRQYQTHNHNALEPQMNGSIVDDGGASGSVSVMGGGDLQSLTLSMSPGSQSSCVTAPRQISPTGTECVAIETKKRASGKVGQKQPVHRKSIDTFGQRTSQYRGVTRHRWTGRYEAHLWDNSCKKEGQTRKGRQVYLGGYDMEEKAARSYDLAALKYWGPSTHINFPLENYRQELEEMKNMTRQEYVAHLRRKSSGFSRGASMYRGVTRHHQHGRWQARIGRVAGNKDLYLGTFSTQEEAAEAYDIAAIKFRGANAVTNFDITRYDVERIIASSTLLAGEHARRNKQIESSNEAIDYSSSAHNNTESIQVDNKNGVAGSDWKMGLYQSSQQQTNDDIRLLELNSIDNGSYRHSSFSMALQDLTGMDSANSMQQQIVDESTKIGTQFSNASSLVSSLGSSREASPDKVCPSTLHFAKPPLASKFIAGVNPWFSSTTQLTHAAAVSMSHLPVFAAWNDS from the exons ATGAAGCGCACGAGTGATAACAATGAAAGCAATAATAATAACTGGTTGGGGTTTTCCCTTTCACCTCACATGAAAATGGAGGTTCCTTCAGACCCCCATCACTACCATCATCATTCCCAGTCTCCTGCCGCTGTCTCTGATGCTGTCACTACAAGCTTTTATTTGCCAAATCCTCAACTCAGCAACCCTGGAATCTGTTTTGGAGTTGGAGAAAATGGTGGGTTTCACTCTTCGTCGTCTGTAATGCCACTGAAGTCTGATGGGTCTCTCTGCATCATGGAAGCTCTCACCAGATCACAAAATGAAG GTATTATGCCATGCCCCTCACCTAAGCTAGAGGACTTTCTAGGGATTCATGAGAGGGAAACAATGGCTTTGAGCTTGGACAGTCTGTATTATCACCAAAATGCAGAACCTGAAACAAACAGGCAACACTCAATGGGTCTTTTTCAGGAACCATTCAGGCAGCAGAACCAGTTCTCATTTCAACAACACGCATACTATGCTGGAATGCAATACCAAACCATGTATCAGCCTCCATTAGAGCAAGAACCCAAGGTCACCCAGCTTACAGAATGTGATTCCCAGATCCCTCAAATGGGAGATGACGGTATGCCTTGTTTGAGAAACTGGGTTACTAGGCAGTATCagacccacaaccacaatgCACTGGAGCCACAAATGAATGGTAGCATTGTTGATGATGGTGGTGCCTCTGGGTCTGTTAGTGTAATGGGTGGTGGGGATTTGCAATCTCTAACCTTGTCTATGAGCCCTGGTTCACAGTCCAGCTGTGTCACAGCTCCTAGACAGATCTCACCTACTGGTACTGAATGTGTGGCCATAGAAACAAAGAAGAGAGCTTCTGGAAAAGTGGGTCAAAAGCAGCCTGTTCATAGGAAGTCTATTGACACATTTGGGCAGAGAACATCACAGTACAGAGGTGTTACAAG ACATAGGTGGACGGGTAGATATGAAGCACATTTGTGGGATAATAGTTGCAAGAAGGAGGGCCAGACCAGGAAAGGAAGGCAAG TGTATCTTG GTGGGTATGACATGGAGGAGAAAGCGGCGAGATCCTATGATCTTGCTGCCCTCAAGTACTGGGGACCTTCAACACACATAAATTTTCCG TTGGAAAATTACAGGCAAGAACTTGAAGAAATGAAGAACATGACCCGCCAAGAATATGTCGCACATCTACGAAG GAAAAGCAGTGGGTTCTCAAGGGGGGCTTCCATGTACAGAGGAGTAACAAG ACACCATCAGCATGGTAGATGGCAAGCTAGGATTGGCAGGGTTGCTGGAAACAAAGACCTTTATCTTGGGACTTTCA GCACGCAAGAGGAAGCAGCGGAAGCATATGACATTGCTGCAATCAAATTTCGTGGGGCTAATGCGGTGACCAACTTTGACATTACTAGATATGATGTTGAGAGAATCATAGCCAGCAGTACTCTACTTGCCGGAGAGCATGCTAGGCGTAACAAACAAATCGAGTCAAGCAATGAGGCCATTGATTATAGTTCATCAGCACATAACAATACTGAATCTATCCAAGTTGATAACAAGAATGGTGTAGCTGGTTCAGACTGGAAGATGGGCTTGTATCAGTCATCACAGCAGCAAACTAATGATGACATCAGATTGCTTGAGCTGAACTCCATCGACAATGGTAGTTATCGGCATTCCTCATTCTCAATGGCCTTGCAGGATCTTACTGGTATGGATTCTGCCAACTCTATGCAGCAGCAAATAGTGGATGAATCAACAAAAATTGGGACTCAATTCTCAAATGCGTCATCACTGGTCTCCAGTTTGGGCAGTTCCAGAGAAGCCAGCCCTGATAAAGTCTGTCCTAGCACACTGCATTTTGCTAAACCTCCATTGGCATCCAAGTTTATCGCTGGTGTTAATCCTTGGTTTTCATCAACAACTCAGTTGACGCATGCTGCTGCAGTCTCTATGTCTCACTTGCCTGTTTTTGCTGCTTGGAATGACTCctag